A genomic segment from Microbacterium sp. SORGH_AS_0428 encodes:
- a CDS encoding YggS family pyridoxal phosphate-dependent enzyme, with amino-acid sequence MSDTLASRLSSIDERIADAARAAGRDATDITRIVVTKFHPASLVRELHALGVREVGENRQQELTAKREETSDLADLVWHFIGQAQTNKARAIRDAASAVHTVDRARLADALQRAAGAGDAELDVLVQINLTDDPGRGGVDPGDLEALVEHVLGCDTLRLRGVMAVAPLDEEPAAAFARVAEHAARVRRMEPAADWISAGMTGDFVEAIAAGATHLRIGSAITGPRPLHG; translated from the coding sequence GTGAGCGACACCCTCGCATCCCGTCTGTCATCGATCGACGAGCGCATCGCGGATGCGGCGCGAGCTGCGGGCCGCGACGCGACCGACATCACCCGGATCGTCGTCACCAAGTTCCATCCCGCGTCGCTCGTGCGCGAGCTGCACGCCCTCGGCGTGCGCGAGGTGGGGGAGAACCGCCAGCAGGAGCTGACGGCCAAGCGTGAGGAGACGTCCGACCTCGCGGACCTCGTCTGGCATTTCATCGGCCAGGCGCAGACGAACAAGGCGCGTGCCATCCGCGATGCCGCATCCGCGGTGCACACGGTCGATCGCGCGCGCCTCGCCGACGCACTGCAGCGCGCGGCGGGCGCGGGCGATGCCGAGCTCGACGTGCTCGTGCAGATCAACCTCACCGACGACCCGGGGCGCGGGGGAGTCGACCCGGGCGATCTCGAGGCGCTGGTCGAGCACGTCCTCGGCTGCGACACGCTGCGCCTGCGCGGGGTGATGGCTGTGGCACCCCTGGACGAGGAACCCGCTGCCGCTTTTGCCCGGGTGGCCGAACATGCCGCCCGCGTGCGCCGGATGGAGCCCGCGGCGGACTGGATCTCCGCCGGGATGACCGGTGATTTCGTCGAAGCGATCGCCGCGGGCGCGACACACCTGCGGATCGGGTCGGCAATCACGGGTCCGCGCCCGCTACACGGTTAG
- the ftsZ gene encoding cell division protein FtsZ — protein MSQNQNYLAVIKVVGVGGGGVNAVNRMIELGLRGVEFIAVNTDAQALLMSDADVKLDVGRELTRGLGAGADPEVGRRAAEDHAEEIEEALAGADMVFVTAGEGGGTGTGGAPVVARIAKSIGALTIGVVTKPFSFEGRRRQSQAEAGVAKLKEEVDTLIVVPNDRLLEISDRGISMIEAFATADQVLLAGVQGITDLITTPGLINLDFADVKSVMQGAGSALMGIGSSRGADRAIKAAELAVESPLLEASIEGAHGVLLSIQGGSNLGIFEINDAAQLVKEAAHPEANIIFGTVIDDTLGDEVRVTVIAAGFDGGEPSPRLEPVTATRPAVNPLTTPAAPVVAAEEAASTPVPAAEEPPAVPVTAGVSESSSYDSAFGDDDLDIPDFLK, from the coding sequence ATGAGCCAGAACCAGAACTACCTCGCGGTCATCAAGGTCGTCGGGGTAGGTGGCGGTGGAGTGAACGCCGTCAATCGGATGATCGAGCTGGGTCTGCGCGGAGTGGAGTTCATCGCGGTGAACACCGACGCCCAGGCGCTGCTGATGAGCGACGCCGACGTCAAGCTCGACGTCGGTCGCGAACTCACGCGCGGTCTCGGAGCGGGAGCGGATCCCGAGGTCGGACGACGTGCCGCCGAGGACCACGCCGAGGAGATCGAGGAGGCGCTGGCCGGTGCCGACATGGTCTTCGTGACCGCCGGCGAAGGCGGCGGAACCGGCACGGGCGGCGCGCCCGTCGTGGCACGCATCGCCAAGTCGATCGGCGCCCTGACCATCGGTGTCGTCACCAAGCCGTTCTCCTTCGAGGGTCGCCGCCGGCAGAGCCAGGCCGAGGCGGGCGTCGCGAAGCTGAAGGAAGAGGTCGACACCCTCATCGTCGTTCCCAACGACCGTCTGCTGGAGATCAGCGACCGGGGTATCTCGATGATCGAGGCCTTCGCCACCGCGGACCAGGTGCTGCTCGCCGGTGTGCAGGGCATCACGGACCTCATCACGACACCGGGTCTCATCAACCTCGACTTCGCCGACGTGAAGTCCGTGATGCAGGGGGCCGGATCGGCCCTCATGGGCATCGGGTCCTCTCGCGGGGCGGACCGCGCCATCAAGGCCGCAGAGCTGGCCGTCGAGTCGCCGCTGCTGGAAGCCTCGATCGAAGGCGCGCACGGCGTGCTGCTGTCGATCCAGGGCGGTTCGAACCTCGGCATCTTCGAGATCAACGATGCGGCGCAGCTCGTGAAGGAGGCGGCGCACCCCGAAGCGAACATCATCTTCGGCACGGTCATCGACGACACGCTGGGCGACGAGGTGCGCGTGACGGTCATCGCGGCAGGATTCGACGGCGGCGAGCCCAGCCCGCGCCTCGAGCCCGTCACGGCGACGCGGCCCGCGGTCAACCCGCTCACGACGCCCGCTGCGCCCGTCGTCGCCGCCGAGGAGGCAGCCTCGACCCCGGTGCCCGCCGCGGAGGAGCCGCCGGCCGTGCCGGTCACCGCGGGAGTGTCGGAGTCGTCCTCGTACGATTCCGCCTTCGGTGATGACGACCTCGACATCCCCGACTTCCTGAAGTAA
- a CDS encoding FtsQ-type POTRA domain-containing protein translates to MRRPSPLPPQGGKPADSPLRARPATPRRDEAPRPAEDEDLQETAPIAPLLLAPGAPAISKTDRGRSDGGEDVARADTDTAPVGWRDVWRAARSRRKALRAEVRRFTVRQRRRRIIWISAAASLVLVTIATVGAAYSPLFAVQQITVVGTSQLAAGDVEAALDDQRGTPLAAIDASSIKAALVAFPLVESYTLEARPPHELVVRIVERTPIGVISGAAGYTLVDAAGVALSTSPTPPAGYPLVDAAGGEDGVAFAAIGKTMRALPADLRAQVTQVEAKTADDVTLTLGGTNTRVVWGSADESALKALVLQKLTATRPPDGVAVYDVSSPEVPVIR, encoded by the coding sequence ATGCGTCGCCCCTCGCCATTGCCGCCGCAGGGCGGGAAGCCCGCCGACTCACCGCTGCGCGCCCGCCCGGCGACGCCGCGGCGCGACGAGGCCCCGCGGCCGGCCGAGGACGAGGATCTCCAGGAGACGGCACCCATCGCGCCGCTCTTGCTGGCACCCGGTGCGCCCGCGATCTCGAAGACCGACAGGGGGAGGTCCGACGGCGGTGAGGATGTCGCACGCGCCGACACCGACACGGCACCCGTCGGATGGCGCGACGTCTGGCGCGCGGCCCGCTCCCGTCGCAAGGCGCTGCGAGCCGAGGTCCGGCGATTCACGGTCCGCCAGCGCCGTCGACGCATCATCTGGATAAGCGCGGCCGCATCGCTCGTGCTCGTCACGATCGCCACCGTCGGCGCCGCCTACAGTCCGCTGTTCGCGGTGCAGCAGATCACCGTCGTGGGCACGTCACAGCTGGCGGCCGGCGACGTCGAGGCCGCCCTCGACGATCAGCGCGGCACCCCGCTCGCCGCCATCGACGCGTCTTCGATCAAGGCGGCTCTGGTCGCCTTCCCGCTCGTGGAGAGTTACACGCTGGAAGCGCGTCCGCCCCACGAGCTCGTGGTGCGCATCGTGGAGCGCACGCCCATCGGAGTGATCTCCGGTGCGGCCGGCTACACCCTGGTGGATGCCGCGGGCGTCGCGTTGTCGACCTCGCCGACACCGCCCGCGGGCTACCCGCTCGTCGATGCCGCCGGGGGTGAGGACGGGGTCGCGTTCGCCGCGATCGGCAAGACGATGCGCGCCCTGCCCGCCGACCTGCGTGCCCAGGTGACGCAGGTCGAGGCCAAGACCGCCGACGATGTGACGCTGACCCTGGGCGGGACCAACACGCGCGTGGTGTGGGGGAGCGCGGACGAGTCGGCTCTCAAGGCCCTCGTGCTGCAGAAGCTGACGGCGACCCGCCCGCCGGACGGCGTGGCCGTCTACGACGTCTCCTCGCCCGAGGTCCCCGTCATCCGCTGA
- the murC gene encoding UDP-N-acetylmuramate--L-alanine ligase — MIRPDLSLPLPADITAAHFIGIGGSGMSGLAKMFLDRGIRVSGSDRSDSRALRELAAAGAEVHVGHDAAHLGDADTVVHTGAIWPENPEFVTAKERGLSVIHRSQALHWLIGSRPLVAVAGAHGKTTSTGMIVTALQSLGADPNYVNGGVIAQLGTSSGSGADDLFVIEADESDGTFLLYDTAIALITNVDPDHLDHWGSREAFFDGFVRFADDASGAVVISSDDPGAREVRARIRHEKVLTFGADESADVRVTDIDAAATVSFTVSFQGRAERVALSVPGEHNAINAAGAIAVLLALGYAFADAVRAVGGFSGTVRRFELHGVARGVSVYDDYAHHPTEVQAALSAARTVVGSGRLIAVHQPHTYSRTQLMSGEFARVLEELADHTVVLDVYGAREDPIPGVTGELVSDAFVDAARVHYVADWQAAADYTAGIAREGDFVITLGCGNVYQIIPQVLSALSASATPED, encoded by the coding sequence ATGATCAGACCCGACCTGAGCCTTCCCCTGCCCGCCGACATCACGGCGGCCCATTTCATCGGCATCGGCGGATCCGGGATGTCCGGACTCGCGAAGATGTTCCTCGATCGCGGCATCCGCGTCTCCGGTTCGGACCGCTCCGACTCCCGTGCTCTGCGCGAGCTCGCCGCGGCCGGTGCCGAGGTGCACGTGGGCCATGACGCCGCTCACCTCGGCGACGCGGACACCGTGGTGCACACCGGCGCCATCTGGCCGGAGAACCCCGAGTTCGTGACGGCCAAGGAGCGCGGGCTGAGCGTCATCCATCGCTCGCAGGCGCTCCACTGGCTCATCGGGTCGCGCCCGCTCGTCGCCGTCGCGGGAGCGCACGGTAAGACGACCTCCACCGGGATGATCGTGACGGCGCTGCAGTCGCTCGGCGCTGACCCGAACTACGTCAACGGCGGTGTCATCGCGCAGCTGGGCACCTCCAGCGGCTCCGGCGCCGACGACCTCTTCGTCATCGAGGCGGATGAGTCCGACGGCACGTTCCTGCTCTACGACACCGCGATCGCGCTCATCACGAACGTCGACCCCGACCACCTCGATCACTGGGGGAGCCGCGAGGCCTTCTTCGACGGCTTCGTCCGTTTCGCCGACGACGCGTCCGGCGCCGTGGTGATCTCGTCCGACGACCCCGGGGCCCGCGAAGTGCGCGCCCGCATCCGTCATGAGAAGGTGCTGACCTTCGGCGCCGACGAGAGCGCGGATGTACGGGTCACGGACATCGATGCCGCCGCGACCGTGTCGTTCACCGTGAGCTTCCAGGGGCGGGCGGAGCGCGTGGCGCTCTCCGTGCCGGGGGAGCACAACGCCATCAACGCCGCCGGCGCGATCGCCGTCCTGCTCGCGCTGGGGTACGCCTTCGCCGACGCGGTGCGAGCCGTCGGCGGATTCTCGGGCACGGTGCGCCGGTTCGAGCTCCACGGTGTCGCGCGCGGTGTGAGCGTCTACGACGACTACGCGCATCACCCGACCGAGGTGCAGGCCGCATTGAGCGCCGCGCGCACGGTCGTGGGCTCGGGGCGGTTGATCGCGGTCCATCAGCCGCACACGTACTCGCGCACGCAGCTCATGTCGGGCGAGTTCGCCCGCGTGCTCGAGGAGCTCGCCGACCACACGGTCGTGCTGGATGTCTATGGAGCCAGGGAGGATCCCATCCCCGGCGTGACGGGGGAGCTCGTCAGCGACGCCTTCGTCGACGCCGCCCGCGTGCACTACGTCGCAGACTGGCAGGCTGCGGCCGACTACACCGCCGGGATCGCCCGCGAGGGCGACTTCGTCATCACGCTCGGCTGCGGCAACGTGTACCAGATCATCCCGCAGGTGCTCAGCGCGCTCTCCGCCTCGGCGACGCCCGAGGACTGA
- a CDS encoding GntR family transcriptional regulator, whose translation MLSLNVDATLAEPPYAQLRSQIVGAISGRSLLAGARLPTVRALADELGVAPGTVARAYKELEADGVIETRGRAGTFVSFAEDPLRRQAQQAATAYAAQVRSLGITDDDALTLVADALRATS comes from the coding sequence ATGCTCTCGCTGAACGTCGATGCGACCCTTGCCGAACCGCCCTACGCGCAGTTGCGCTCGCAGATCGTCGGCGCGATCTCCGGCCGTTCTCTTCTCGCGGGCGCGAGGCTGCCTACCGTGCGGGCGCTCGCGGACGAGCTCGGCGTCGCGCCCGGGACGGTGGCGCGGGCGTACAAGGAACTCGAAGCGGACGGTGTGATCGAGACGCGGGGCCGTGCCGGAACGTTCGTGTCGTTCGCGGAAGACCCGCTGCGCCGCCAGGCCCAGCAGGCGGCGACGGCGTACGCCGCCCAGGTCCGTTCGCTCGGCATCACCGACGACGACGCGCTCACGCTGGTGGCCGACGCGCTGCGCGCGACGAGCTGA
- a CDS encoding glycosyltransferase, which produces MTTYLLAGGGTAGHVNPLLAVADGLREREPDARILVLGTREGLESRLVPARGYELLIVDKVPFPRRPNAAALRFPARWRRAVAQVRGYLRDRGVDVVVGFGGYAAAPAYVAARRAGVPVVVHEANAKPGLANVLGARRAAAVGVAFEGTPLRRSEVVGMPLRREIVSLDTAALRPQAAASFGLDPARPTLLVFGGSLGAQRLNDAFGAAYPDVLAAGWQLLHITGERSELPDPAVRGYVVRRYIDRMDYAFAVADAIVSRSGAATVSEISALGIPAVYVPYAVGNGEQSLNAASAVAAGAAVVIPDADLDADRVRSEILPLISDRARIARMREASVGVGTRHGTENVIALIDRALV; this is translated from the coding sequence GTGACGACGTATCTTCTCGCCGGCGGCGGCACCGCCGGTCATGTGAACCCTCTGCTCGCGGTCGCCGACGGGCTGCGCGAGCGCGAACCGGACGCCCGGATCCTCGTGCTCGGTACCCGTGAAGGGCTGGAGTCCCGGCTCGTCCCTGCGCGCGGCTACGAGCTGCTCATCGTCGACAAGGTGCCCTTCCCGCGTCGCCCGAACGCCGCGGCGCTGCGTTTTCCCGCCCGGTGGCGGCGTGCCGTGGCGCAGGTGCGCGGCTACCTCCGCGACCGCGGCGTCGACGTCGTGGTCGGATTCGGCGGGTACGCCGCGGCTCCCGCGTACGTCGCCGCCCGCCGCGCGGGTGTTCCCGTCGTCGTGCACGAGGCGAACGCGAAGCCGGGGCTGGCGAACGTCCTCGGCGCGCGCCGCGCCGCCGCTGTGGGAGTGGCTTTCGAGGGGACGCCGCTGCGCCGCTCCGAGGTGGTCGGGATGCCCTTGCGCCGTGAGATCGTGTCGCTCGACACTGCGGCGCTGCGACCTCAGGCCGCCGCGTCGTTCGGCCTCGACCCCGCTCGTCCGACGCTGCTCGTCTTCGGGGGCTCCCTCGGCGCACAGCGGCTCAACGACGCCTTCGGCGCCGCCTATCCGGACGTGCTCGCCGCGGGCTGGCAGTTGCTGCACATCACGGGGGAGCGCTCCGAGCTCCCCGATCCCGCGGTGCGCGGCTACGTCGTGCGGCGCTACATCGACCGGATGGACTACGCCTTCGCGGTGGCGGACGCGATCGTCTCCCGCTCGGGAGCGGCGACGGTCAGCGAGATCAGTGCGCTCGGCATCCCCGCCGTCTATGTGCCGTACGCGGTCGGCAACGGTGAGCAGAGCCTGAATGCCGCATCCGCCGTCGCCGCCGGAGCCGCGGTGGTGATCCCGGATGCCGACCTGGATGCCGACCGCGTGCGCTCCGAGATCCTGCCGCTGATCTCGGATCGCGCCCGCATCGCTCGGATGCGGGAGGCATCGGTCGGTGTCGGCACGCGACACGGCACGGAGAACGTCATCGCGCTGATCGACCGCGCGCTGGTCTGA
- the ftsW gene encoding putative lipid II flippase FtsW — MVDTTRTRPLPQEPEPAKRGLAARVSLGRVFAPVPSEFLLIASTALILTGFGLVMVLSATSATSEDAGGGPYDAVIKQGVFAVIGIPLMFLASRMPLRFWKRMAWPALIGATVFQLLVFTPLGITNDGNQNWIRIAGMQAQPSEFLKVTLAIWLGYILYRKRTLLADWRHVFIPAVPVGIAVIGTVMAGHDLGTAIILVLIMLAGLFFSGVKLRVFLLPLLLFAGGVAYFAISSPDRMRRYMSFLSNDCLADYYGDCYQPLHGIWGLAGGGVFGVGLGNSKEKYSWLPAAANDYIFAIVGEELGLIGCIVVLILFAIFAVGAFHIVRKTDDPFVRIAAGAITVWIIGQALLNIGVVLRLLPVFGVPLPFLSQGGTSLMSVLIACGVLLSFARTIPHKTRSAASPSPRGTIAR, encoded by the coding sequence GTGGTCGACACGACGAGGACCAGGCCCCTCCCGCAGGAGCCTGAGCCCGCGAAGCGGGGACTGGCCGCACGGGTCTCCCTCGGACGCGTCTTCGCGCCGGTTCCCAGCGAGTTCCTGCTCATCGCGTCGACGGCGCTGATCCTCACCGGCTTCGGGCTCGTGATGGTGCTCTCGGCCACGTCGGCGACGAGCGAGGACGCCGGCGGCGGTCCCTACGACGCCGTCATCAAGCAGGGCGTCTTCGCGGTGATCGGCATCCCTCTCATGTTCCTGGCCTCCCGGATGCCCCTGCGGTTCTGGAAGCGCATGGCGTGGCCGGCTCTCATCGGCGCGACCGTCTTCCAGCTGCTCGTCTTCACGCCGCTGGGCATCACGAACGACGGCAATCAGAACTGGATCCGCATCGCCGGCATGCAGGCGCAGCCATCGGAGTTCCTGAAGGTCACGCTGGCGATCTGGCTGGGATACATCCTCTATCGCAAGCGAACACTGCTGGCCGACTGGCGCCACGTCTTCATCCCCGCCGTCCCGGTGGGTATCGCCGTCATCGGCACCGTCATGGCCGGACACGACCTCGGCACCGCGATCATCCTCGTGCTCATCATGCTCGCCGGCCTGTTCTTCTCCGGCGTGAAGCTGCGGGTCTTCCTGCTTCCGCTCCTGCTGTTCGCGGGCGGCGTCGCCTACTTCGCGATCTCGAGCCCCGACCGCATGCGTCGGTACATGAGCTTCCTCTCCAACGACTGCCTGGCCGACTACTACGGCGACTGCTACCAGCCGCTGCACGGCATCTGGGGACTGGCCGGGGGCGGCGTGTTCGGGGTGGGCCTGGGCAACTCGAAAGAGAAGTACAGCTGGCTGCCCGCGGCGGCCAACGACTACATCTTCGCGATCGTCGGCGAGGAGCTGGGACTGATCGGCTGCATCGTCGTGCTCATCCTCTTCGCGATCTTCGCGGTCGGGGCGTTCCACATCGTGCGCAAGACCGACGATCCGTTCGTGCGGATCGCCGCCGGCGCGATCACCGTCTGGATCATCGGCCAGGCGCTGCTCAACATCGGCGTCGTGCTGCGACTGCTGCCCGTCTTCGGCGTCCCCTTACCGTTCCTGTCGCAGGGCGGGACCTCGCTCATGTCCGTGCTCATAGCCTGCGGTGTGCTCCTTTCGTTCGCGCGCACCATCCCGCACAAGACGCGCTCAGCGGCGTCCCCGTCGCCGCGTGGCACAATCGCCCGGTGA
- the murD gene encoding UDP-N-acetylmuramoyl-L-alanine--D-glutamate ligase, whose amino-acid sequence MARAIVTNARLDTLNSWHADWKGLRVVVLGLSMTGFSVADTLAELGADVLVVSESAEEEYARLLPVIGADLWTGPLDTVPEALIAHRPELVVASPGFAPHHPVISWTRSEQVALWGDLELAWRVRDKVRRPDGSPHEWILVTGTNGKTTTTRLAATMLQSAGYRVAPVGNIGVPVLDAVRDPAGFDVLVVEVSSHQLWYLSLQTGPEPVSPWASVCLNLADDHLQWHGSFAAYRDAKAVVYSHTRMACVYNKADEATRLMVEEADVVEGARAIGFDLGMPGPSDLGVVEGILVDRAFLDDRRNSALELTTLEELSRQQLAAPHMVANVLAAAALARSVGAEPAAIREALARFRLDPHRIEIVATSAGVTWVDDSKATNPHAAASSLAAYPGAIWIVGGQLKGVDVSDLVATRGVLAKAAVVIGADRTEVLAAFARHAPAVPVFEVVDTETEDVMAQVVELATEIAHDGDVVLLAPAAASFDQFTSYADRGTRFADAVRTRIGRDAGGRHDEDQAPPAGA is encoded by the coding sequence ATGGCTCGTGCGATCGTGACGAACGCTCGTCTGGACACCCTGAACAGCTGGCACGCCGACTGGAAGGGACTGCGCGTCGTCGTGCTCGGCCTGTCGATGACCGGCTTCTCGGTCGCCGACACGCTGGCCGAGCTCGGCGCCGACGTGCTCGTGGTCAGCGAGAGCGCCGAGGAGGAGTACGCGCGACTGCTGCCGGTCATCGGTGCAGATCTGTGGACCGGGCCGCTGGACACCGTTCCGGAGGCGCTGATCGCGCACCGCCCCGAGCTCGTCGTGGCCTCGCCCGGCTTCGCGCCGCACCACCCGGTGATCTCCTGGACCCGGTCCGAGCAGGTTGCGCTCTGGGGCGACCTCGAGCTGGCGTGGCGTGTACGCGACAAGGTGCGACGCCCGGATGGCTCCCCGCACGAGTGGATCCTCGTCACGGGCACCAACGGCAAGACCACGACCACCCGACTGGCCGCGACGATGCTGCAGAGCGCCGGCTACCGCGTCGCGCCCGTCGGCAACATCGGGGTGCCGGTGCTGGACGCGGTGCGCGACCCCGCCGGTTTCGACGTCCTCGTGGTTGAGGTGTCCAGCCATCAGCTCTGGTATCTCTCGCTGCAGACGGGGCCAGAACCGGTGTCGCCGTGGGCCAGCGTGTGCCTCAACCTCGCCGACGACCACCTGCAGTGGCACGGTTCGTTCGCCGCCTACCGCGATGCGAAGGCCGTCGTCTACTCCCACACGCGCATGGCCTGCGTCTACAACAAGGCCGACGAGGCCACGCGGCTCATGGTCGAGGAAGCCGACGTCGTGGAAGGCGCGCGCGCCATCGGCTTCGACCTCGGGATGCCCGGTCCCAGCGACCTCGGCGTCGTGGAGGGCATTCTCGTCGATCGGGCCTTCCTCGACGACCGTCGCAACAGCGCCCTCGAGCTCACGACTCTCGAGGAGCTCTCCCGGCAGCAGCTCGCCGCGCCCCACATGGTCGCCAACGTCCTCGCCGCGGCGGCGCTCGCCCGGTCGGTGGGCGCCGAGCCCGCGGCCATCCGTGAGGCGCTCGCCCGGTTCCGTCTCGACCCCCACCGCATCGAGATCGTCGCCACATCCGCCGGGGTGACCTGGGTCGATGACTCCAAGGCCACGAATCCGCACGCCGCCGCATCCTCGCTCGCGGCCTACCCCGGCGCCATCTGGATCGTCGGCGGTCAATTGAAGGGCGTGGACGTCTCGGACCTCGTCGCCACGCGCGGCGTCCTGGCCAAAGCCGCCGTCGTCATCGGCGCCGACCGCACCGAGGTGCTGGCGGCGTTCGCGCGACACGCGCCCGCGGTTCCCGTCTTCGAGGTCGTTGACACCGAGACTGAAGACGTCATGGCGCAGGTCGTCGAGCTGGCGACGGAGATCGCGCACGACGGGGACGTGGTTCTGCTCGCCCCCGCCGCCGCATCCTTCGATCAGTTCACCTCCTACGCGGACCGCGGGACGCGCTTCGCGGACGCCGTGCGCACGAGGATCGGAAGGGACGCGGGTGGTCGACACGACGAGGACCAGGCCCCTCCCGCAGGAGCCTGA
- the mraY gene encoding phospho-N-acetylmuramoyl-pentapeptide-transferase, translating to MRSLLTAAAISLAFTLFLTPVFLRLFRAWGWGQVIRTPENEHNPSHGAKRGTVTMGGTIFIVGSLVGYFIGTYAGGNPPTISGLLVIWMMVGFGVVGFIDDFMKVRRQNSLGLSGWRKIIGQILVVVPFGIVGLSFPNIDGQTPASPFVSLFRDIPVLSFMALGAIVGWVLYLAWIAFLGVAASNSVNVADGLDGLAAGSGIFVTSALALISFWQFKQPCDLDAISRGLQDACYQTRDPFDLAIIAASFIGALVGFLWWNAPKARVFMGDVGSMSIGGVIVALAILTRTEILLAVIAGVYVIASGSVILQRFYFKLTRGKRLFLMSPLHHHLEMRGWPEITIVVRMWIIAGLLALTGVGLFYVEWLVRS from the coding sequence GTGAGATCACTCCTGACAGCCGCCGCGATCTCGCTCGCCTTCACCCTCTTCCTGACGCCCGTCTTCCTGCGGCTGTTCCGGGCGTGGGGATGGGGGCAGGTGATCCGCACCCCGGAGAACGAGCACAACCCGAGCCACGGCGCCAAGCGCGGCACCGTCACGATGGGCGGCACGATCTTCATCGTGGGCAGCCTCGTCGGCTACTTCATCGGCACCTACGCGGGCGGCAACCCGCCGACGATCTCCGGTCTGCTCGTCATCTGGATGATGGTCGGCTTCGGCGTCGTCGGGTTCATCGACGACTTCATGAAGGTCCGTCGCCAGAACAGCCTCGGACTCTCCGGCTGGCGCAAGATCATCGGCCAGATCCTCGTGGTCGTCCCGTTCGGCATCGTCGGGCTGAGCTTCCCGAACATCGACGGCCAGACGCCGGCGAGTCCCTTCGTCTCGCTGTTCCGTGACATCCCGGTGCTCTCCTTCATGGCGCTGGGCGCCATCGTCGGGTGGGTGCTCTATCTGGCGTGGATCGCCTTCCTCGGCGTCGCCGCCTCGAACTCGGTCAACGTCGCCGACGGTCTCGACGGGCTCGCCGCCGGTTCCGGAATCTTCGTCACCAGCGCCCTCGCCCTCATCTCCTTCTGGCAGTTCAAGCAGCCGTGCGACCTCGACGCGATCAGTCGCGGACTGCAGGACGCCTGCTACCAGACGCGCGACCCCTTCGATCTCGCGATCATCGCCGCATCCTTCATCGGTGCGCTCGTCGGCTTCCTCTGGTGGAACGCTCCCAAGGCGCGGGTGTTCATGGGCGACGTGGGATCCATGTCGATCGGCGGCGTGATCGTCGCTCTCGCGATCCTGACCCGCACGGAGATCCTGCTCGCCGTCATCGCCGGTGTGTACGTCATCGCGTCGGGGTCCGTCATCCTGCAGCGTTTCTACTTCAAGCTCACGCGCGGCAAACGATTGTTCCTCATGAGCCCGCTGCACCACCATCTCGAGATGCGCGGCTGGCCCGAGATCACGATCGTGGTGCGGATGTGGATCATCGCCGGGCTCCTCGCGCTGACGGGCGTCGGACTGTTCTACGTGGAATGGCTCGTGCGATCGTGA